DNA sequence from the Phoenix dactylifera cultivar Barhee BC4 chromosome 13, palm_55x_up_171113_PBpolish2nd_filt_p, whole genome shotgun sequence genome:
gaagagctcgagagcggaagagctcgatcacttgatgagctcgagagcggaagagcccgatcacttggatgagctcgagagcggacggATTTGGGTGttataattgcatttgtggggtggtccatttttccaccaacacttgataatctctattttttcaaaaaaaatattttcattagaATATTTTCTAGAATATTTTCATTAGTTTTAGCCTTACTTAGTCTATGACTATCAtataaacacacacacacacacacacacacacacatacaaaaGAAAGTTTCAGATTCCAACTCTTGCACTGCCATGAGAAACAACCGGCTAGTTaaataacaacaacaaaaaaaaaagaagttgccTAGCTGGTTGTTTCTCATGGCCATGGGAGAGTTGGAATCTGAACTAATTTTTTTGTTagaaaaatcttgtctaagaaGACTAAACTAAACTATTTGCTGAAAAGAATTATAAATTAATGTCTCGTTAATGATAACAAGCACTTGGGTACTGTCAGGCCACGTAACTTCCCCAAATATGTACACGCGTGCGTGCATGCGAGAGAGAGACGTACCCGTCGATGAGGTGCAAGAGGGCCTCAAGGTTATgaaagcaagaacgatcaccgGTGTCTTTAAGGAACGGCGAGCTCTTGTGGTCTAAAGCCAACTCCACCCCCACGTGGCTATAACTCCATGGCAACCCTTCCGCTAACTTCCTCAACAACTCCGGCACGTGCTCGTTGACCAGAATCCCCGGCACCTTTGGCACCGTGTCGTGCACGTTGACCACCCTTAACGCCTTCAACCCCAACCCCTCAAACCTCTCCTTAAACTTCCCATTCCCCACCCTCGGCCCGGAGAACGAGAACACCGTCACCGCCACCTTCTCGCCGTCAACGCCGACGTCGAGCCCCGTCTCCGCTATATCGTACGCGCTCAGCATCGCCAAAGCACTCCCAAGGCTGTGCCCCGTCACCGTTATGCTCACCGTCTCACCCATCTTCGTATGTTGCTCTACCAGTCGTCTCACCTCCGTTAGCAATTGTTGGCGAGCTGAGTACTTGCAGAAGCGACAGCTTGGATCCTTGTCGGTGTAGAGGTCAATGAAGCCGGATTCCACTTTGACTTCCGGGTCAGGGCAGGGGATCCCCTCCGACGCCACTGGTCGGAGGAAGTCCATGAGGTCGGCCACCCACTCGAGCCTCGTCACCGTGCCCCGCCACGCGATGACGACGTCTCGTCGGCCGAGACGGGCGGTGGCGGCGTCGTCCGACACCGCGATGTAGCCGATCCAGTTGGCCTTTTGGCTCCAGGTCTTGGATCCCCGGGTCGTAGTGAAGAAATTCGGTAAATTTATATTGGAGGTGGCGTAGAGGTAGTGGGTGACTTCGTAGTCGGCGGCGTCCATGCCGAGGCTGGCGAAGAACTGCCGACGGTTGTACCTGCAGTTACCGCAGTAGCGGGAGAAGGGCTGGTAGTCGAAGGCGTCGTAGCAGGCCTGAGCGAACTCGCCGTAGCGGATCAACTCGGAGCGGAGGAGAGGGTCCATGGGATCCAGCAGACCGGTCCAGTCGTCCCGGCCGTGAATCTCGCGCCACCGGTCCGCGAGCCGGCCGTCGCCTGGAGGACGGAGGGGGCTTCGAAAgagctcctcttcttcctcggcTTCCAGCTCAGTGATGTTGGAACACGAGGAATCATCCTTGGTGGCTAATGGCAAACGAGTCTTTGATGATAATGATGGCGGGTTGTTGGTTCTTAGTGTTCTCAGGATTGGAGTTGGAGAGGGCCGGGAAGGGAAGAGAGACAGGATGAGGGGCTGTCTTGGGGGAGGAGGACAAGGTTGGTGGGAGAGGGGGTTGAAGGATGGAGGGAGTTTGGAGACAGGGAGTGCCATCCCTGGAGATAACTTAAGGGAGTCAGGAGGGGTACGGGGAGTAGTGAATGGTTATAATAAATGATGGGAGCATGAAAATTTGGTGGGGTATGGGCTATTATAAATTGCTTATGGTGATGAAGGTCGATGGGATGACGTAATATAATGTTAGCTTTGGTGGGAAGGGAGGAAGCAACGTATCTAGAAATTATTTGTTGGACCGTACCTATTTTCCGCGGTTAATAAATTTGcatatcaaaaaataatttaaatttgttCTAGCATATGTTgctattatataaaaaaataacaaataattaTTATCATATGAGTTGCTTTTTGGTTGGACTGATttgtaataaaattaatttaattaataattttttcttGGAAAAGCTAGATGAATACTCATCGAATctgatataataatatttacaaaataaaattatgagaGATGCATGGGGGTataaaactttttcttttttacgcATCTCCTTGTGATCAAGGCCGGAGGCTGCATCGAACTAACAGATGGCCATTGACTGACCATTGATCGTCTAAAGGGCCGAGAGAGCCTGGTCAAGCATGCACGACAATTCCAATGAAGATCCGCGTGTGAGAAAGAAACCAGTGCAAGGTCTGAAGGCGCAATGTAGACTGGAGACTATTGTACTAGAcgacagaaattaaatatgaacgGGATGACCTTTGACTATTGTACTAGACTATTGACGACATGCACTTGCACTTGTGAATCTGAGTCTAGGCCATATTCCAATCACCACTGAGTCTCTAGAGGCTCTTCTCGGTCCTTCTATCATTCCACCGGAGATTTCACATCATCAGAGTTTtctcttgattttctttttgaacGTTGATTATCCATCATGCTGTCGGCACAGGCCGAATGCCACCAAAAACTAGGTAAGAACCCAACCACCTTTGATCtactcttctcctctttctttcgGACTCTTTGGAGCCCCAATGATGGCTGATGATCGTCAGATTTTGGTTGAAAAAGGTAAAgctcttttttttctattttgattGGCCAAACTTTTTTTATTTCCGATTGGTTCCGCTGCCAACACTTGTCGCCGGAGTCTTCCCTCGATTTTCCGCAGCGATTAGAAGTGATGGTTGGAGTTTCGACTGTTGGAATGTCTTGATTTCTCGAGTTAAGGGGGTGAAACCCCTATTTTAGCTGGGTTTCCCTCGCCGCCGACATCCGATTTTCATCCGTCGTCGTCCACATTGGATGGTCATGGGTCCCCCAACCCTAGGCACCACCGTAGCCAccctttctctctccctttttctcttccttggctaaagagagagagactctattctctccctttctcgctcttttctttttcttccccatcctttctctttcttatttctctctctacctgaattttttctctccactctctctctctctcgagagAGATATTAGATTCAATAAGGTACTTCTCTTAGTGATTTTGGATCAACCTTGGTGAAGGGCCCTGATCCATGGTCGTCGGACGGTGTGGCAGCCCTCACCTTGGTCCTTCCTAGACACTGTTAGAATTAATCACCCATGATCTCTATTGAACCACACCTAGACACTGTTAGAATTAGTCACCCCTAATCTCTATTGAACCACTTATAACCTAATCTGAGCATGATCAGATGAATTTTACCTTGATCGGACCAATCGAAATATCAGGCATTGCCATTTGGTTAGCCCACGAGGGTATGGAgacttagaatttttatttttaaattaatcattattattttttataaaatctaattttagaTTGAACTCTCAGCTTGACTATGTACCGAACCTTGTCAATTGGGGATTATGCATTAGCACTTTGATTAGTATTAAGCTCATTGAGTCTACTTTTGGTCCCGCCACAGGGTATAAATGTGGTATTTGGACCCACTCCACACGATATAAGTATAGTATTTTGGCCCACTCAGTAGAGTATAAGTGTAGTTCTATTTCTGTCCTAGCTACAAGGTATAAGTGTGGCCATCGTAAAGGTTGTTGAGTTGAATATAATTTGTTTCGATTCGAAATTGTGATTTTGTAGatgaatatttgaaagacatTGGTTTTACAACATTTATGCTTGAAATAGAATTGATTATGTCTTTGTATTGGTTCAttgtaatttatatttatatattatgttATTACATAAATTATCTAGATAAGGTATTCATTACTTATTGGGCTGTCGAGCTCAttatactttcttttttttcacagATGCATATACTTAGTTTTGGATGCGGGTTCTACTGTAGAAGTGAGACTAGAAGTGAGATTCAATAATATATACATAGTTTAGTTTTAGTGTTATTATAATCTTTTTATCAGCTATTATTTTAGGTTTAATTAATGtaaaacttttaaatattatttgttAGTTCGATTAGGTAGTTAATTGAATTATGgcttataattatttaaatttattccgttgcttttttataatattataatgagatgccttgcatgcttgtgggaGGAGTTTCTTATGAGTACACGGCGGTTGCCGCGACCTCCGACTCATGAACTTGGGTCGGGGGCATGACATGACAGACTGCGTTCATTAGAGTTCTTATGTAGTTTTGCATCCTAATTTTTTCTGCCTAGCTCTTCTTGACTCAAGGAGGTAGTAAAGCACTTTATAGAACTCCCATCTTATGCGTACTTCTTGGCTTTCTTATCAAAATCTAGCATTTTGTACTCCAAATAGTGAAGTATTTTGATGAAAGCGCCTTCCGAAGAGCTCTCATTTAAATGTAGAAGCaactccaagaaaaaaaaatataatggtAACTTCTTAGGCTATTTATCATTGGTTTTAGTTTTCTTGTTCTTCACGTAAAAAAATCATCTGCAAATATTTGAGTTAATCATATCAGTGAGTTAATTATATCTTTTTGTAAGCACACTAGCATGAGATGCTATGCAAGAGAAGCATGCATGTTGTAAGTCTGCATTCTATAATGCAATCGATTGAAATTTGAGAGATTTGGATGTTGTGATTTCTGCATGGTCCTCCGTCTCCGGACCATTTCAGCGTATGATTCTTATGATTCTGGTGGCCATTGCATGGGTTTGCTGGAAAGAAAGCTACGCTAGAATTTTTCTAAGCAAGCATGCCTCTATTGCTTATTTTGCTTTTGCTGGTCTGCACTTCTTCAATGAATGGTCACTTTTGTGCAATCAAAAGCTCTTACCAGGATTTGGGAAGATCTGGAGTAAAATCAGGGACACTCCGAGCTCTCCGCCTAATATTTGAGTCCTATTTGTCACTGCTCAACAACCAATCAGTTTCTTTCATGTTTCGATTTCAAGTTACAGATGTTCCAGCACACCCTTCAGAAGACTAATGACTGCTCCCCTCAAAGGCCTTTGTGATGACAAAGGCTTCAAGTTACAGATGTTCAGATTTCATAGTTTTTACGTTGTTTCAGAGACATATTGGTTGGTTTTAGGGAATGTTCAGAGAATACTTCAAATGTACAGATTTCAAGTTTCAAATGTTCGTATTTCAGATTTCTCACTGAAAGTTTCAGAGAGTATTTCAACAAAGGAATTTGAAGTGTTTCCCTGGTCAGATGGTCACAAATCATGGTTTTCACACAAGTTCAGCAGCGAATTGGACCGTAAGCCTCAAGTTTCAAGAGAAGTTCCAGCTGCATACTAGTGTCTTCCTTCCCTCAGTTCTACCAGTTAGCTGCTTGCAAGTCTTTTCGAAGTCCCATACTCATCATTGTGAGGATCCAAATGTGCAGGTGCGTGTCTAATCTTACCTCGGTTATGCattaggtagatcttggatagttATATAGAGCGAATTAATCCAAAAATACCTtctagctagcctttttggatgaggtcctataTTGTTATGatagtatcagagcgaatcCAATCCATGTCCCATGTAGATTAGGGATACTGTAGCACAGGCCTATTAGGGCAGAGCACTGGTCGATCATTGTGTTTATGATTGAATTTATAGTACTTGTGAATACATTTGCATGGGTATGGATCTTTAGCCTAGCAACGACGCCAAAATTTAAATGGagaaagtatgtgaggatccgtgcggacatgtatttagtcccatattgccTATGTACTAGTAGATTTTGGGTTCTTGTACAAGACCAAATGAATCCTAATATTTTTTGGCTAGCTTTTCTAAGTGAAGTCCTAGATTGTTGCAGCTAGTAGAAAGAAATTTCAGCTGCATGCTTTCctacttttcttttgtttctgaaTTCTATCGACTTCCCTGTATATTCCTTTCCTCATCCCTTTCAGCTTTGTCTTTTTTTGATTGAAATCGCTTTCAGCTTTGTCATCGTAAACAATTTGTTAGACTATAATaggtgaatgaaaaaataggctGCAAAATGACCCACTTGAAAAGGGTGCTTTTTAGAAGAGGTATGTCTCTTCAAAAGAGTTGCATCTTTTCATTGCATCTTTGTATGGATGCATCTTTTCATTGCATCTTTGTGTGGATGCATCTTTTCATTTAAAAGACATGACTATTAGCATGAAAGATATAACTATTCATAGGGATGTGTCTATTCATTTGAATAGAAAAGACATGTCTCTTCACTTGGTGTCTATTCTGAAAAGTCACCATGAACTCTATAAATAGAGCCTTCTTCCAACCATTCTACAAATGGAATTTTTCCAATTCATCTAGTTCTCTCATTCTAGAATTCTTAGAGAGCATAAGTGAGTTCATTCAAAGAGAGTACAAAAACTCAGTTTTTGGTTCgccgtacaaacaaattggtgtGCTCCTTTTGTTTGTGAAGATCATTGTATCCTGGGAGGCAGACGCTCACGAGATCCAAAGCACCTGTGTGGAGGGCGAAATCTGTCTTAAGGACATAGTGTCAAACACTAGCCTTGATCTAACATAGTTGAATCTTCATTTGaggtcagatttatttattcatatatttattatttaatttattttacaaaTTCACAATACACACAGACAACAATCTTAAGACAGATTTTCACTTTTTATATTGTGTATATTGtgattttgtatttatttaattttttgcaAATAGTTTTATATATACACTTTTTAATTCTGTTTGCAAAATTTGTTCATTGTTGGTTTGCATTCACTTGACAAACTAAATTTTGATATTACTCATTCTAATTTGAGATTATTCATTTATTTAGTAATTAGAGATGGCTTTAAGTTCAAGCAATGTGGTGCCTACCGCCATTCCCATTGCCTCATATGTGAGCCATGGAGAGAAGCCCGAAAAGTTCAATGGGAACGATTTCAAAAGATGGCAACAAAAAATGTTGTTCTATCTCACAACGTTGAATCTTGTGAAGGTTCTTCGTGAAGAGGCTCCTATTCTTGCCGAGGGTGAAGAGAGTGCTCAAACTATGGCTGCTGTAGAAGCATGGAAGCATTCTGACTTTCTATGTAAAAACTACATTCTCAATGGATTGGACAACACATTATATAATGTGTATAGTCCTCTCAAGTCGGCAAAGGAACTATGGGAATCCTTGGACAAGAAGTACAAAACGGAAGATGTTGGAACAAAGAAGTTCGTTGTGGGCAAATTCTTAGACTACAAAATGGTCGACTCCAAGGATGTCATAAGTCAAGTTCAAGATCTCCAAGTGATCATCCATGACATTCATGCTGAAGGGATGATACTAAGTGAATCTTTTCAAGTGGCTGcaattattgaaaaattacCACCACTTTGGaaggatttcaaaaattatctcAAGCATAAGCGCAAGGAGATGAAACTTGAAGACTTGATTGTTAGATTGAGAATTGAAGAAGACAATCGAAATTCTGAGAAAAAGGTTGGAAACCATTTCATGGAGTCCAAGGCTCATGTGGTGGAAGAGGGACAAAagaccaacaaaagaaaaagaaagaataatgatCAACAAGATACCAAGAGTGGCAACGGAAAGAGATTCAAGGGAAATTGCTATGTGTGCAACAAACCCGGCCATCGTGCTAAGGATTGTCGCTACCGAAAGGCACACGAGAATTTCAAGATAAAATCTCCACAAGCTAATATAACCGAGGTGGATAAGCTAGCTTCGAATGTtgcagaattaaatttttctgcTGTCATATCTGAAGCAAATTTGGTTTCCAATACCAAGACATGGTGGGTAGACACTGGGGCTACTCGACACATATGTTCTGATAAGAACATGTTCACCTCCTATGAAACAGTTAGTGGTGAAAAACTATTCATGGGTAATTCTGCCACTTCAAAAGTTGAAGGCAAGGGCAAGGTTATATTGAAGATGACTTCGGAAAAAGAACTTACTCTAAACGAAGTGCTGCACGTGCCTGATATTAGAAAGAACCTCGTGTCTGGGTCATTGTTGAGCAAAAATGGCTTTAAGTTGGTTTTTGAGTCTGACAAATTTGTACTCACTAAAAGTGGAATTTATTTAGGCAAAGGGTACATGAGCGAAGGGCTCTTTAAGATGAATGTAATGACTATTGTACCATCTATTAATAATAAGAATTTATCTTCTGCTTATATTATTGAGTCCTCAAATGtgtggcatggtagattaggacATGTTAACTTTGATACTATGCGTAGATTGGTAAGTTTAGATTTATTGCCTAAATTTGATATTAATACTAGTAATAAATGTGAGACTTGTATAGAATCAAAACTAACAAGATCCTCTTTTCATTCAATTGAAAGAAGTACTGAACCTTTAGAATTGATACATACTGACATATGTGATTTGAAAAATGTTCAAACtagaggaggaaaaaagtattttattacttttattgatgattgcacAAGGTACTGCTATGTGTATTTACTTAGAAGCAAAGATGAGGCATTAGATATGTTTGTCCAATATAAGGATGAAGTTGAAAATCAACTTAGCAAAAGAATTAAGGCAATTAGAAGtgatagaggtggtgaatatGATGCACCGCTTAATAAGTTCTGTCAAGAACATGGCATTATTCACCAAACTACTGCGCCTTATTCACCTCAGCAAAACGGTGTtgctgaaagaaagaatagaactctaaaaGAGATGATGAATGCTATGTTGATAAGTTCAGGATTACCTCAgaatttgtggggggaagcttTGTTTTCTGCAAATTACATACTCAATAAGTTACCCCATAAGAAAACAAACGTAGAAGACCTTCCTACAAatatttaaaagtgtgggggtgtttgGCTAAGGTATTAGTTCCTACTCCCAAAAAGAGCAAAATAGGACCTAAAACCATTGATTGCATATTTATTGGATATGCAAATAATAGTAGTGCTTATAGATTTCTTGTGCATAAATCTAATATTTCTGAAATACATGTCAATACAATTATTGAATCTAGAAATGCATCatttttgagaatatttttCCATGCAAAAATATAAGTGATACAAGTTCTCATAAAAGAACTTATGATGTTGCAACTAGCGATATGGATCATGAGTCcattgaaaaagaaagaggcaATGAAATTAGACGCAGTAAGAGGGCAAAGACTGCAAAGTCATTTGGTCCCGATTTTCTAACATATTTATTAGAAAATGAGCCTCAAAGCTTCAAAGAAGCAATGTCCACTCCTGAAGCACCTTTTTGGAAAGAAGCTGTTAATAGTGAAATTGAATCCATTATGCAAAATCACACCTGGGAATTGGTAGATCTTCCACCTGGAAGTAAACCTTTGGGTAGTAAATGGATTTTCAAGAGAAAAATGAAAGCTGATGGATCAATTGATAAATACAAGGCTAGACTTGTGGCAAAGGGTTACAAGCAAAAGGAAGGTATTGATTATTTCGATACCTACTCGCCTGTTACGAGAATAACATTCATTCGTATGGTaattgctattgcagcattgtATAACCTTGAaatacatcaaatggatgttaaaacagcttttctaaatggtgaTTTAAATGAgaagatttatatggaacaacctgaaGGTACCATTGTTCCAGGACAAGAAAAGAAAGTGTGCAAACTTGTTAAATCCctgtatggattaaaacaagcacctaagcaATGGCATGAGAAATTTGACAAACACATGATCACAAATGGATTTAAAATCAATGAATGTGATAAATGTGTTTATGTCAAAAATGATAGCCAAGCCTATGTCATTGTTTGCctctatgtggatgatatgatcATTCTGGGTAGTAATAATGAAATCATTAAAACTACTAAGAGAATGCTATCCAGTAAGTTTGACATGAAGGATTTAGGTGTTGTAGATGTTATATTAGGAATTAAGATTTCTAAAACATCTGATGGACTTATATTATCTCAATCTCACTACATTGAGAAAATACTTGAAAAGTTCAACAAAGAAGATAACAATGTAGCTAGAACACCTGTTGACATAAATCTTCATTTAGCCAAAAATACTGGAGAGTGCATTTCTCAAGTGGAATACTCTCGTATAATTGGTAGTCTAATGTATGTCATGAATTGCACTAGACCTGATATAGCATACTCAGTTAGCAAATTGAGTAGATATACGAGTAATCCTGGAGTTGATCATTGGAAGGCAATTATCAGAGTGCTTAGATATTTGAGATACACTCTAAACTTTGGTTTGCACTATACAAGATATCCAGCTGTACTTGAGGGATACAGTGATGCAAACTGGATATCTGATACCAAAGATACAAAATCCACAAGTGGTTATGTATTTACACTTGGTGGTGGTGCCGTGTCTTGGAAATCTTCTAAGCAAACATGTATTGCAAGATCCACAATGGAATCtgaattcattgctttagataaAGCAGGAGAAGAAGCAGAGTGGCTTCGATATTTTCTAGAGGATATTCCAATATGGCCAAAACCTGTGCCAGCAATATGTATACATTGTGATAGCCAATCAGCAATAGGAAGGGCACAGAGTAATATGTATAATGGTAAATCTCGACATATCCGTCGAAGACATAATACCATAAGACAATTGTTCTCAAATGGAATTATATCGATAGACTATATAAAGTCTAAAGAGAATCTTGCGGATCCGCTTACTAAAGGTTTAACTAGAGAGCAAGTAAATTGCACATCGAGGGGAATGGGATTAAAGCCTAAAATTAAAGAGTCATCATAATGGCAACCCAACCTAGTtgactggagatcccaagatCTAGGTTCAAAGGGACAACCAAATTATGTGTGGCTTAACATAAGCACTAGGGAGACAAAATCTCC
Encoded proteins:
- the LOC103716441 gene encoding phospholipase A1-Igamma1, chloroplastic-like, whose protein sequence is MALPVSKLPPSFNPLSHQPCPPPPRQPLILSLFPSRPSPTPILRTLRTNNPPSLSSKTRLPLATKDDSSCSNITELEAEEEEELFRSPLRPPGDGRLADRWREIHGRDDWTGLLDPMDPLLRSELIRYGEFAQACYDAFDYQPFSRYCGNCRYNRRQFFASLGMDAADYEVTHYLYATSNINLPNFFTTTRGSKTWSQKANWIGYIAVSDDAATARLGRRDVVIAWRGTVTRLEWVADLMDFLRPVASEGIPCPDPEVKVESGFIDLYTDKDPSCRFCKYSARQQLLTEVRRLVEQHTKMGETVSITVTGHSLGSALAMLSAYDIAETGLDVGVDGEKVAVTVFSFSGPRVGNGKFKERFEGLGLKALRVVNVHDTVPKVPGILVNEHVPELLRKLAEGLPWSYSHVGVELALDHKSSPFLKDTGDRSCFHNLEALLHLIDGYHGSGQKFYLASKRDPALVNKACDFLKDHLMVPPFWRQEENKGMVRAHDGRWVQRERQKIEDHALDIHHHLQRLGLDKDH